The Podospora pseudopauciseta strain CBS 411.78 chromosome 2 map unlocalized CBS411.78m_2, whole genome shotgun sequence genome has a window encoding:
- the SIS1 gene encoding Molecular chaperone (DnaJ superfamily) (COG:O; EggNog:ENOG503NW97; BUSCO:EOG092641A6): MVKETKLYDLLGISPTANADEIKKAYRKAALKWHPDKNKDNPDAAERFKECGQAYEILSDPEKRKLYDQFGLEVLLRGGAPPPDAGPGPGPNPFAGAGAGGMPEGFASFFSNAAGGGGGGGGGTRFSYGFNFSDPNDLFRNTFRESSGGGDPFEDILFGATRGASAGRSRGPRGSFGSESMRARQPTPEVTTVERPLPLSLEDLFNGVTKKMKIKRKTFDETGKRITTDTVLEVPIKPGLKKGSKIRFKGVGDQEEGGQQDLVFIVEEKPHPLFAREGDDIVHTIDLDLKEALTGWKRQVTTIEGKNLNIDKAGPTQPGSSDTYPGLGMPISKKPGQRGNFIVRYNVKFPMTLTPTQKAKLKEIL; encoded by the exons ATGGTCAAAGAGACTAAACTCTACGACCTCCTGGGTATATCCCCCACCGCAAATGCAGACGAGATTAAGAAGGCCTACCG GAAAGCCGCTCTAAAATGGCACCCCGACAAGAACAAGGACAACCCGGACGCTGCCGAGCGCTTCAAGGAGTGTGGCCAGGCCTACGAAATCCTCTCTGACCCAGAAAAGCGAAAGCTCTACGACCAGTTCGGCCTCGAGGTGCTTTTGCGTGGTGGTGCCCCGCCTCCGGATGCTGGACCTGGACCAGGCCCGAACCCATTTGCTGGAGCCGGCGCTGGCGGTATGCCCGAGGGCTTTGcttccttcttttcgaacgcagctggcggcggcggcggcggtggtggcggcacGCGCTTCTCGTACGGCTTCAACTTTAGCGATCCGAACGACCTCTTCCGGAACACCTTCCGCGagagcagtggtggtggcgatcCGTTTGAGGATATCCTGTTTGGTGCTACGAGGGGTGCTTCTGCTGGCAGGTCACGCGGGCCTAGGGGGTCTTTTGGATCTGAAAGCATGAGGGCCAGGCAGCCGACGCCAGAGGTGACCACGGTGGAGAGGCCGCTGCCGCTTTCGTTGGAGGATCTCTTCAATGGCGTGaccaagaagatgaagattAAGCGCAAGACTTTTGATGAGACTGGGAAGCGGATAACGACGGATACGGTGCTGGAGGTGCCCATCAAGCCTGGTCTCAAGAAGGGGAGCAAGATTAGGTTTAAGGGTGTCGGTGatcaggaggagggtgggcaGCAGGATTTGGTGTTTATTGTTGAGGAG AAACCCCATCCTCTTTTTGCCCGTGAGGGCGACGACATCGTTCACACGATCGACCTGGATCTCAAGGAAGCCTTGACGGGCTGGAAGCGGCAAGTGACGACGATTGAGGGCAAGAACCTCAACATTGACAAGGCCGGCCCGACGCAACCCGGCAGCTCGGATACCTACCCCGGACTGGGTATGCCAATCTCGAAGAAGCCCGGCCAGCGCGGCAACTTTATCGTTAGATATAACGTCAAGTTTCCCATGACGTTGACGCCAACGCAAAAGGCAAAGTTGAAGGAGATTTTGTGA